One window from the genome of Megalobrama amblycephala isolate DHTTF-2021 linkage group LG4, ASM1881202v1, whole genome shotgun sequence encodes:
- the mrpl41 gene encoding 39S ribosomal protein L41, mitochondrial gives MGVLSALTRGLVRGADRMAEFTSKRGPRTFYKSRGARPTGVLTSSRKFIPVQAMIPQFVVPNLEGFNLKPYVSYKTPAGTEEPMTPEKLFSQVVAPQIERDIEEGVFNEENLEKYGLEKTQDGKLFKLYPKNFVR, from the coding sequence ATGGGGGTGCTTTCGGCGCTGACGCGGGGGCTCGTGAGAGGAGCTGACAGAATGGCAGAGTTCACGAGCAAGCGCGGGCCCAGGACATTCTACAAGAGCAGAGGCGCCAGACCCACTGGAGTCCTCACTTCCAGCAGAAAGTTCATACCTGTACAGGCCATGATACCACAGTTTGTGGTGCCTAATCTGGAAGGCTTTAACCTGAAACCCTACGTGTCATACAAGACCCCAGCAGGGACAGAAGAGCCCATGACTCCAGAGAAGCTCTTCAGTCAGGTGGTGGCCCCACAGATCGAGAGAGACATTGAGGAAGGGGTTTTCAATGAGGAGAACCTTGAGAAATACGGATTGGAGAAAACACAGGATGGGAAGCTGTTCAAGCTGTATCCCAAGAACTTTGTTCGTTAG
- the dph7 gene encoding diphthine methyltransferase isoform X2 yields the protein MGWQSRTRTLQVFDTELSADTVEWCPLPQWSHVLACGTYQLQKGDDKTAEESTAPNRIGRLYLFHCNPQPSFIPPLTETQRIDTPAILDLKWCHVPISERPLLGMATASGEIQLYKLMEPQQGTCGLECELRAELGPDRLALSLDWSTGRGESSDVRVVSSDSTGSLTVLSLGEASLTALCQWKAHDFEAWISAFSYWDTQIVYSGGDDCKLKGWDLRMGSSSPTFTSKRHTMGVCSIHSNPHREHILATGSYDENVLLWDERNMKQPLSETAVGGGVWRLKWHPSQEHLLLAACMHNDFHILHCQKAMEGQDAPCPVLASYILHNSLAYGADWSRLPLSNSMPPSPQEPPQTSIGLTQSTGHLRIQYESPTASFDTSLEDDSGQYIPDHTCLLPEKSPVPDPFTSPDRDAQSLSCLMATCSFYDHMMHVWRWDWSPEKEKMPSEPAPSS from the exons ATGGGTTGGCAGTCTCGAACTCGAACCCTGCAAGTGTTTGACACGGAGTTAAGCGCTGATACCGTGGAGTGGTGCCCATTACCACAATGGTCTCATGTTCTGGCATGTGGCACTTACCAACTTCAAAAAGGCGATGATAAG ACAGCAGAAGAATCTACTGCCCCGAACAGAATCGGTCGACTTTATCTGTTTCACTGTAATCCTCAACCATCGTTCATCCCTCCACTGACAGAGACTCAGAGAATAGACACTCCTGCTATACTCGACCTCAAGTG GTGTCATGTGCCAATATCAGAGCGTCCATTGTTGGGTATGGCCACAGCTAGTGGAGAAATCCAGCTGTACAAGCTCATGGAGCCTCAG CAGGGCACCTGTGGTCTGGAGTGTGAGTTGAGAGCAGAGTTGGGTCCTGACAGACTGGCCTTGTCTTTAGACTGGTCCACAGGGAGAGGTGAGAG CAGTGATGTGCGTGTGGTGTCCAGTGACTCAACCGGCTCTCTCACAGTGCTGTCTCTGGGGGAAGCCAGTTTAACTGCTTTGTGTCAGTGGAAAGCTCACGACTTTGAAGCCTGGATCTCAGCGTTTAGTTACTGGGATACTCAGATTGTTTATTCAG GTGGTGATGACTGCAAACTAAAGGGCTGGGATCTGAGAATGGGTTCCTCTTCCCCCACCTTCACCAGCAAGAG ACACACTATGGGAGTATGCAGCATACACAGTAACCCCCATCGAGAACACATACTAGCCACCGGGAG CTATGATGAGAACGTGTTGCTCTGGGACGAGAGGAACATGAAGCAGCCCCTGAGTGAGACTGCAGTGGGTGGCGGCGTGTGGAGACTCAAGTGGCACCCCAGTCAAGAGCACCTGCTGTTAGCTGCATGTATGCATAATGATTTCCATATTCTCCACTGCCAGAAAGCTATGG AGGGACAAGATGCACCATGTCCTGTTCTGGCCTCTTATATTCTACACAACTCTTTAGCATATGGAGCAGACTGGTCCAGACTCCCCCTAAGCAACTCCATGCCCCCCTCTCCTCAAGAACCTCCCCAAACCAGCATTGGGCTCACACAGTCCACAGGTCATCTCAGGATCCAGTATGAATCGCCCACTGCCAGCTTTGATACCTCTCTGGAGGATGATTCGGGGCAATACATACCTGACCATACCTGTCTTTTACCCGAAAAAAGTCCAGTTCCAGACCCCTTCACCAGCCCTGACAGAGATGCACAGTCTCTGTCCTGCCTGATGGCTACCTGCTCTTTCTACGACCACATGATGCACGTTTGGAGATGGGACTGGAGCCCAGAGAAAGAAAAGATGCCGTCTGAACCCGCCCCCTCTTCCTGA
- the dph7 gene encoding diphthine methyltransferase isoform X3 encodes MGWQSRTRTLQVFDTELSADTVEWCPLPQWSHVLACGTYQLQKGDDKQTAEESTAPNRIGRLYLFHCNPQPSFIPPLTETQRIDTPAILDLKWCHVPISERPLLGMATASGEIQLYKLMEPQQGTCGLECELRAELGPDRLALSLDWSTGRGESDVRVVSSDSTGSLTVLSLGEASLTALCQWKAHDFEAWISAFSYWDTQIVYSGGDDCKLKGWDLRMGSSSPTFTSKRHTMGVCSIHSNPHREHILATGSYDENVLLWDERNMKQPLSETAVGGGVWRLKWHPSQEHLLLAACMHNDFHILHCQKAMEGQDAPCPVLASYILHNSLAYGADWSRLPLSNSMPPSPQEPPQTSIGLTQSTGHLRIQYESPTASFDTSLEDDSGQYIPDHTCLLPEKSPVPDPFTSPDRDAQSLSCLMATCSFYDHMMHVWRWDWSPEKEKMPSEPAPSS; translated from the exons ATGGGTTGGCAGTCTCGAACTCGAACCCTGCAAGTGTTTGACACGGAGTTAAGCGCTGATACCGTGGAGTGGTGCCCATTACCACAATGGTCTCATGTTCTGGCATGTGGCACTTACCAACTTCAAAAAGGCGATGATAAG CAGACAGCAGAAGAATCTACTGCCCCGAACAGAATCGGTCGACTTTATCTGTTTCACTGTAATCCTCAACCATCGTTCATCCCTCCACTGACAGAGACTCAGAGAATAGACACTCCTGCTATACTCGACCTCAAGTG GTGTCATGTGCCAATATCAGAGCGTCCATTGTTGGGTATGGCCACAGCTAGTGGAGAAATCCAGCTGTACAAGCTCATGGAGCCTCAG CAGGGCACCTGTGGTCTGGAGTGTGAGTTGAGAGCAGAGTTGGGTCCTGACAGACTGGCCTTGTCTTTAGACTGGTCCACAGGGAGAGGTGAGAG TGATGTGCGTGTGGTGTCCAGTGACTCAACCGGCTCTCTCACAGTGCTGTCTCTGGGGGAAGCCAGTTTAACTGCTTTGTGTCAGTGGAAAGCTCACGACTTTGAAGCCTGGATCTCAGCGTTTAGTTACTGGGATACTCAGATTGTTTATTCAG GTGGTGATGACTGCAAACTAAAGGGCTGGGATCTGAGAATGGGTTCCTCTTCCCCCACCTTCACCAGCAAGAG ACACACTATGGGAGTATGCAGCATACACAGTAACCCCCATCGAGAACACATACTAGCCACCGGGAG CTATGATGAGAACGTGTTGCTCTGGGACGAGAGGAACATGAAGCAGCCCCTGAGTGAGACTGCAGTGGGTGGCGGCGTGTGGAGACTCAAGTGGCACCCCAGTCAAGAGCACCTGCTGTTAGCTGCATGTATGCATAATGATTTCCATATTCTCCACTGCCAGAAAGCTATGG AGGGACAAGATGCACCATGTCCTGTTCTGGCCTCTTATATTCTACACAACTCTTTAGCATATGGAGCAGACTGGTCCAGACTCCCCCTAAGCAACTCCATGCCCCCCTCTCCTCAAGAACCTCCCCAAACCAGCATTGGGCTCACACAGTCCACAGGTCATCTCAGGATCCAGTATGAATCGCCCACTGCCAGCTTTGATACCTCTCTGGAGGATGATTCGGGGCAATACATACCTGACCATACCTGTCTTTTACCCGAAAAAAGTCCAGTTCCAGACCCCTTCACCAGCCCTGACAGAGATGCACAGTCTCTGTCCTGCCTGATGGCTACCTGCTCTTTCTACGACCACATGATGCACGTTTGGAGATGGGACTGGAGCCCAGAGAAAGAAAAGATGCCGTCTGAACCCGCCCCCTCTTCCTGA
- the dph7 gene encoding diphthine methyltransferase isoform X1 yields MGWQSRTRTLQVFDTELSADTVEWCPLPQWSHVLACGTYQLQKGDDKQTAEESTAPNRIGRLYLFHCNPQPSFIPPLTETQRIDTPAILDLKWCHVPISERPLLGMATASGEIQLYKLMEPQQGTCGLECELRAELGPDRLALSLDWSTGRGESSDVRVVSSDSTGSLTVLSLGEASLTALCQWKAHDFEAWISAFSYWDTQIVYSGGDDCKLKGWDLRMGSSSPTFTSKRHTMGVCSIHSNPHREHILATGSYDENVLLWDERNMKQPLSETAVGGGVWRLKWHPSQEHLLLAACMHNDFHILHCQKAMEGQDAPCPVLASYILHNSLAYGADWSRLPLSNSMPPSPQEPPQTSIGLTQSTGHLRIQYESPTASFDTSLEDDSGQYIPDHTCLLPEKSPVPDPFTSPDRDAQSLSCLMATCSFYDHMMHVWRWDWSPEKEKMPSEPAPSS; encoded by the exons ATGGGTTGGCAGTCTCGAACTCGAACCCTGCAAGTGTTTGACACGGAGTTAAGCGCTGATACCGTGGAGTGGTGCCCATTACCACAATGGTCTCATGTTCTGGCATGTGGCACTTACCAACTTCAAAAAGGCGATGATAAG CAGACAGCAGAAGAATCTACTGCCCCGAACAGAATCGGTCGACTTTATCTGTTTCACTGTAATCCTCAACCATCGTTCATCCCTCCACTGACAGAGACTCAGAGAATAGACACTCCTGCTATACTCGACCTCAAGTG GTGTCATGTGCCAATATCAGAGCGTCCATTGTTGGGTATGGCCACAGCTAGTGGAGAAATCCAGCTGTACAAGCTCATGGAGCCTCAG CAGGGCACCTGTGGTCTGGAGTGTGAGTTGAGAGCAGAGTTGGGTCCTGACAGACTGGCCTTGTCTTTAGACTGGTCCACAGGGAGAGGTGAGAG CAGTGATGTGCGTGTGGTGTCCAGTGACTCAACCGGCTCTCTCACAGTGCTGTCTCTGGGGGAAGCCAGTTTAACTGCTTTGTGTCAGTGGAAAGCTCACGACTTTGAAGCCTGGATCTCAGCGTTTAGTTACTGGGATACTCAGATTGTTTATTCAG GTGGTGATGACTGCAAACTAAAGGGCTGGGATCTGAGAATGGGTTCCTCTTCCCCCACCTTCACCAGCAAGAG ACACACTATGGGAGTATGCAGCATACACAGTAACCCCCATCGAGAACACATACTAGCCACCGGGAG CTATGATGAGAACGTGTTGCTCTGGGACGAGAGGAACATGAAGCAGCCCCTGAGTGAGACTGCAGTGGGTGGCGGCGTGTGGAGACTCAAGTGGCACCCCAGTCAAGAGCACCTGCTGTTAGCTGCATGTATGCATAATGATTTCCATATTCTCCACTGCCAGAAAGCTATGG AGGGACAAGATGCACCATGTCCTGTTCTGGCCTCTTATATTCTACACAACTCTTTAGCATATGGAGCAGACTGGTCCAGACTCCCCCTAAGCAACTCCATGCCCCCCTCTCCTCAAGAACCTCCCCAAACCAGCATTGGGCTCACACAGTCCACAGGTCATCTCAGGATCCAGTATGAATCGCCCACTGCCAGCTTTGATACCTCTCTGGAGGATGATTCGGGGCAATACATACCTGACCATACCTGTCTTTTACCCGAAAAAAGTCCAGTTCCAGACCCCTTCACCAGCCCTGACAGAGATGCACAGTCTCTGTCCTGCCTGATGGCTACCTGCTCTTTCTACGACCACATGATGCACGTTTGGAGATGGGACTGGAGCCCAGAGAAAGAAAAGATGCCGTCTGAACCCGCCCCCTCTTCCTGA
- the dph7 gene encoding diphthine methyltransferase isoform X4, translated as MATASGEIQLYKLMEPQQGTCGLECELRAELGPDRLALSLDWSTGRGESSDVRVVSSDSTGSLTVLSLGEASLTALCQWKAHDFEAWISAFSYWDTQIVYSGGDDCKLKGWDLRMGSSSPTFTSKRHTMGVCSIHSNPHREHILATGSYDENVLLWDERNMKQPLSETAVGGGVWRLKWHPSQEHLLLAACMHNDFHILHCQKAMEGQDAPCPVLASYILHNSLAYGADWSRLPLSNSMPPSPQEPPQTSIGLTQSTGHLRIQYESPTASFDTSLEDDSGQYIPDHTCLLPEKSPVPDPFTSPDRDAQSLSCLMATCSFYDHMMHVWRWDWSPEKEKMPSEPAPSS; from the exons ATGGCCACAGCTAGTGGAGAAATCCAGCTGTACAAGCTCATGGAGCCTCAG CAGGGCACCTGTGGTCTGGAGTGTGAGTTGAGAGCAGAGTTGGGTCCTGACAGACTGGCCTTGTCTTTAGACTGGTCCACAGGGAGAGGTGAGAG CAGTGATGTGCGTGTGGTGTCCAGTGACTCAACCGGCTCTCTCACAGTGCTGTCTCTGGGGGAAGCCAGTTTAACTGCTTTGTGTCAGTGGAAAGCTCACGACTTTGAAGCCTGGATCTCAGCGTTTAGTTACTGGGATACTCAGATTGTTTATTCAG GTGGTGATGACTGCAAACTAAAGGGCTGGGATCTGAGAATGGGTTCCTCTTCCCCCACCTTCACCAGCAAGAG ACACACTATGGGAGTATGCAGCATACACAGTAACCCCCATCGAGAACACATACTAGCCACCGGGAG CTATGATGAGAACGTGTTGCTCTGGGACGAGAGGAACATGAAGCAGCCCCTGAGTGAGACTGCAGTGGGTGGCGGCGTGTGGAGACTCAAGTGGCACCCCAGTCAAGAGCACCTGCTGTTAGCTGCATGTATGCATAATGATTTCCATATTCTCCACTGCCAGAAAGCTATGG AGGGACAAGATGCACCATGTCCTGTTCTGGCCTCTTATATTCTACACAACTCTTTAGCATATGGAGCAGACTGGTCCAGACTCCCCCTAAGCAACTCCATGCCCCCCTCTCCTCAAGAACCTCCCCAAACCAGCATTGGGCTCACACAGTCCACAGGTCATCTCAGGATCCAGTATGAATCGCCCACTGCCAGCTTTGATACCTCTCTGGAGGATGATTCGGGGCAATACATACCTGACCATACCTGTCTTTTACCCGAAAAAAGTCCAGTTCCAGACCCCTTCACCAGCCCTGACAGAGATGCACAGTCTCTGTCCTGCCTGATGGCTACCTGCTCTTTCTACGACCACATGATGCACGTTTGGAGATGGGACTGGAGCCCAGAGAAAGAAAAGATGCCGTCTGAACCCGCCCCCTCTTCCTGA
- the dph7 gene encoding diphthine methyltransferase isoform X5 translates to MGWQSRTRTLQVFDTELSADTVEWCPLPQWSHVLACGTYQLQKGDDKTAEESTAPNRIGRLYLFHCNPQPSFIPPLTETQRIDTPAILDLKWCHVPISERPLLGMATASGEIQLYKLMEPQQGTCGLECELRAELGPDRLALSLDWSTGRGESDVRVVSSDSTGSLTVLSLGEASLTALCQWKAHDFEAWISAFSYWDTQIVYSGGDDCKLKGWDLRMGSSSPTFTSKRHTMGVCSIHSNPHREHILATGSYDENVLLWDERNMKQPLSETAVGGGVWRLKWHPSQEHLLLAACMHNDFHILHCQKAMEGQDAPCPVLASYILHNSLAYGADWSRLPLSNSMPPSPQEPPQTSIGLTQSTGHLRIQYESPTASFDTSLEDDSGQYIPDHTCLLPEKSPVPDPFTSPDRDAQSLSCLMATCSFYDHMMHVWRWDWSPEKEKMPSEPAPSS, encoded by the exons ATGGGTTGGCAGTCTCGAACTCGAACCCTGCAAGTGTTTGACACGGAGTTAAGCGCTGATACCGTGGAGTGGTGCCCATTACCACAATGGTCTCATGTTCTGGCATGTGGCACTTACCAACTTCAAAAAGGCGATGATAAG ACAGCAGAAGAATCTACTGCCCCGAACAGAATCGGTCGACTTTATCTGTTTCACTGTAATCCTCAACCATCGTTCATCCCTCCACTGACAGAGACTCAGAGAATAGACACTCCTGCTATACTCGACCTCAAGTG GTGTCATGTGCCAATATCAGAGCGTCCATTGTTGGGTATGGCCACAGCTAGTGGAGAAATCCAGCTGTACAAGCTCATGGAGCCTCAG CAGGGCACCTGTGGTCTGGAGTGTGAGTTGAGAGCAGAGTTGGGTCCTGACAGACTGGCCTTGTCTTTAGACTGGTCCACAGGGAGAGGTGAGAG TGATGTGCGTGTGGTGTCCAGTGACTCAACCGGCTCTCTCACAGTGCTGTCTCTGGGGGAAGCCAGTTTAACTGCTTTGTGTCAGTGGAAAGCTCACGACTTTGAAGCCTGGATCTCAGCGTTTAGTTACTGGGATACTCAGATTGTTTATTCAG GTGGTGATGACTGCAAACTAAAGGGCTGGGATCTGAGAATGGGTTCCTCTTCCCCCACCTTCACCAGCAAGAG ACACACTATGGGAGTATGCAGCATACACAGTAACCCCCATCGAGAACACATACTAGCCACCGGGAG CTATGATGAGAACGTGTTGCTCTGGGACGAGAGGAACATGAAGCAGCCCCTGAGTGAGACTGCAGTGGGTGGCGGCGTGTGGAGACTCAAGTGGCACCCCAGTCAAGAGCACCTGCTGTTAGCTGCATGTATGCATAATGATTTCCATATTCTCCACTGCCAGAAAGCTATGG AGGGACAAGATGCACCATGTCCTGTTCTGGCCTCTTATATTCTACACAACTCTTTAGCATATGGAGCAGACTGGTCCAGACTCCCCCTAAGCAACTCCATGCCCCCCTCTCCTCAAGAACCTCCCCAAACCAGCATTGGGCTCACACAGTCCACAGGTCATCTCAGGATCCAGTATGAATCGCCCACTGCCAGCTTTGATACCTCTCTGGAGGATGATTCGGGGCAATACATACCTGACCATACCTGTCTTTTACCCGAAAAAAGTCCAGTTCCAGACCCCTTCACCAGCCCTGACAGAGATGCACAGTCTCTGTCCTGCCTGATGGCTACCTGCTCTTTCTACGACCACATGATGCACGTTTGGAGATGGGACTGGAGCCCAGAGAAAGAAAAGATGCCGTCTGAACCCGCCCCCTCTTCCTGA
- the paxx gene encoding protein PAXX, translating to MDQNNSESKSVLCTLLDKNDQSKYVFFTQKRSAGDINIGFTNGEDVWKTHLSEEILSQLFKKFALKSTEDYTFKLKCACKAGRAFVKLQEDSAVLHLGAEPTDLSLSLSKLTDSEGRTEVKDLLFKMADSLQQLESQGSSSSFSPVKSTQKKSSEYEPRTQHKGPIVAVRKRLPGDSLINPGTKRKKPATGVAFDDGDDE from the exons ATGGATCAGAATAACTCCGAGTCAAAATCTGTCCTCTGCACATTGCTGGATAAAAACGATCAGTCCAAGTATGTGTTTTTTACGCAAAAGCGATCCGCAGGAGACATAAACATAGG ATTTACCAATGGTGAAGATGTTTGGAAAACTCATCTTTCAGAGGAGATTCTGTCCCAGCTT ttTAAGAAGTTTGCATTAAAGTCCACAGAGGATTATACCTTCAAGCTCAA ATGTGCATGTAAGGCAGGCAGAGCATTTGTGAAGCTGCAGGAGGACAGTGCTGTGCTGCATTTAGGAGCTGAACCTACAGACCTCAGTCTGTCTCTTTCAAAACTCACGGACTCTGAGGGAAGGACAGAAGTCAAGGACCTGCTTTTTAAAATGGCTGACAGCCTGCAACAGCTAGAAAGTCAAG gttcttcttcttcttttagtcCAGTCAAGAGCACTCAGAAGAAGAGTTCTG aatATGAACCTAGAACACAGCACAAGGGTCCTATAGTAGCAGTTAGAAAACGTCTTCCTGGGGATTCTCTCATCAACCCAGGAACAAAAag AAAGAAACCTGCAACAGGTGTGGCCTTTGATGATGGAGATGATGAATGA